One segment of Theobroma cacao cultivar B97-61/B2 chromosome 9, Criollo_cocoa_genome_V2, whole genome shotgun sequence DNA contains the following:
- the LOC18589647 gene encoding uncharacterized protein LOC18589647 encodes MKGTEISMKPSNNSQSQSRLRTEKPPFRPAKDDTKPPLQDPILRSVPNETEEAVLRLPPLPSLN; translated from the exons atgaaaggTACAGAGATTTCGATGAAACCCAGCAACAATAGCCAAAGCCAATCCCGGCTCAGGACTGAAAAGCCCCCTTTCAGACCTGCAAAAGACGACACCAAGCCTCCTCTTCAAGACCCA ATACTGAGATCAGTCCCCAATGAGACAGAGGAAGCAGTGCTGCGATTGCCTCCTCTTCCTTCACTCAACTGA
- the LOC18589648 gene encoding DNA (cytosine-5)-methyltransferase CMT3 isoform X3: MAKTSSSPKKPTRSSQRNKTTMSKPKYEEVTDVSHEEESTQVSRGEDSTQVSQEEESTQVSRGGKRKNNSASGASKSKRSRPELGSKTSPFKSKSEDVGVLGGNESGSKTTPSKLKVTRQAVNGNEDEKQDARLIGEPVPDEEARRRWPKRYQGEQKQVVSKNSKDENDSEIIQARRHYTQAEVDGRVLYNLYDDAHVKAEEGQDYYICKIVEMFEAVDGTLYFTAQWFYRARDTVMKKLGHLIDKKRVFFSEIRDDNPLDCLVEKLIIAKVSLNVDLEAKKKMIPCCDYYCDMLYLLPYSSFINLPPEDKTNCSEASSTISTDDVNSVNEEKSQYEEASQASNNKKSQVTLLDLYSGCGAMSTGLCLGANMAGLKLETRWAVDLNKYGCESLKWNHPETEVRNESAEDFLALLKEWERLCVLFSLLKSENLEKQSFNPFRTEDDGDDDDNEEDDTEGDVFEVEKILAICYGDPKKKGERGLHFQVRWKNYGLEEDTWEPLEGMGDCQECLKDFVTRGFNSKILPLPGDVDVICGGPPCQGISGFNRFRNKENPLQDEKNKQLKVFMEIVEYLKPKFVLMENVVDIVKFAEGFLGRYALSQLIHLNYQVRMGMMAAGAYGLPQFRMRVFLWGARPTEKLPQYPLPTHDVVVRGVIPLEFEMNTVAYDEGQKVELETKLLLEDAIADLPAVGNYEHQDEMDYDKDPQTEFQRFIRLRKEEMPGSSPKAKPAKHLLYDHRPLELNVDDYQRVCQIPKKKGANFRDLPGVLVRDDNKVEWDPSVERVYLKSGKPLVPDYAMSFIGGSSSKPFARLWWDETVPTVVTRAEPHNQAILHPEQDRVLSVRENARLQGFPDYYKLFGPVKERYIQVGNAVAVPVARALGYALGLAYQGVPSDEPLMKLPPKFPNIIERISSESSEDNS; the protein is encoded by the exons ATGGCCAAAACGTCGTCTTCACCCAAGAAACCTACTCGATCGAGCCAGAGAAATAAAACGACCATGTCCAAGCCCAAATATGAGGAAGTCACCGACGTCTCTCATGAAGAAGAGAGCACTCAAGTCTCTCGGGGAGAAGACAGCACTCAAGTCTCTCAAGAAGAAGAGAGCACTCAAGTCTCTCGTGGAGGTAAGCGCAAAAACAACTCTGCCTCTGGAGCCTCCAAGTCTAAAAGAAGCCGACCAGAACTGGGCTCGAAAACTTCGCCGTTCAAATCAAAAAGTGAAGACGTCGGGGTCCTTGGCGGCAATGAGAGCGGCTCTAAGACGACGCCGTCGAAGTTGAAAGTGACTAGACAAGCTGTGAACGGTAATGAGGATGAGAAGCAGGATGCCAGGTTGATCGGCGAGCCGGTCCCTGACGAGGAGGCAAGACGGCGCTGGCCAAAACGCTACCAAGGG GAGCAAAAACAAGTTGTTTCAAAGAATTCCAAGGA TGAGAATGATTCAGAGATTATTCAAGCTCGACGGCACTATACTCAAGCGGAGGTTGATGGACGTGTGCTGTATAATCTTTACGATGATGCTCACGTCAAA GCTGAAGAAGGGCAGGATTATTATATTTGTAAGATTGTAGAAATGTTTGAGGCAGTTGATGGGACCTTGTATTTTACAGCTCAATGGTTCTACAGAGCTCGAGACACT GTAATGAAAAAGTTAGGCCACCTTATTGATAAGAAGCGTGTATTTTTTTCAGAGATTCGGGATGACAATCCATTGGATTGTCTTGTTGAAAAGCTTATAATTGCAAAAGTTTCATTGAAt GTTGATTTGGaggcaaagaagaaaatgattcCATGTTGTGATTATTATTGTGACATGCTGTATCTTTTGCcatattcttcttttattaatttaccCCCAG aagataaaacaaattGCAGTGAAGCTTCATCAACAATTTCTACTGATGACGTAAATAGTGTTAACGAAGAAAAAAGTCAGTATGAGGAAGCCTCTCAAGcttcaaacaataaaaaatcacAAGTAACATTGTTGGACTTGTATTCGGGTTGTGGTGCAATGTCAACTGGTTTATGTCTTGGAGCAAATATGGCTGGATTAAAACTTGAGACT AGATGGGCTGtggatttaaataaatatggcTGTGAAAGTCTCAAATGGAATCATCCAGAAACAGAG GTTAGGAATGAATCTGCTGAAGATTTTTTAGCTTTGTTGAAAGAGTGGGAAAGATTGTGTGTTTTATTTTCGTTGTTGAAATCTGAAAATTTGGAGAAACAATCCTTCAATCCTTTTCGTACGGAAGATGATGGCGATGATGATGACAATGAAGAGGATGATACTGAAGGTGATGTgtttgaagttgaaaagattCTAGCTATATGTTATGGTGATCCCAAGAAGAAGGGGGAACGTGGATTACATTTTCAG GTTCGTTGGAAGAATTATGGGCTGGAAGAAGATACATGGGAGCCACTAGAGGGAATGGG TGATTGTCAAGAATGCTTGAAGGACTTCGTTACACGTGGCTTTAACTCAAAAATACTACCCTTACCT GGTGATGTCGATGTGATTTGTGGGGGCCCCCCATGCCAAGGCATCAGTGGGTTTAATAGgtttagaaataaggaaaATCCTTTACAAGATGAAAAGAACAAACAACTTAAGGTTTTCATGGAGATAGTGGAATACTTGAAGCCAAAGTTTGTTTTGATGGAGAACGTTGTTGACATTGTAAAGTTTGCCGAGGGATTTCTTGGACGATATGCCTTGAGTCAACTAATTCATTTAAACTACCAAGTTCGGATGGGAATGATGGCAGCTGGTGCTTATGGTCTTCCCCAATTTCGGATGCGTGTTTTCTTGTGGGGGGCTCGTCCTACTGAA AAATTGCCGCAATATCCACTTCCGACACATGATGTTGTAGTAAGAGGTGTCATTCCCCTTGAATTTGAG ATGAACACTGTAGCATATGATGAAGGACAAAAAGTGGAGTTGGAAACGAAACTTCTACTAGAAGATGCAATTGCTGACCTTCCTGCC GTTGGAAATTATGAGCATCAAGATGAAATGGACTATGACAAGGATCCTCAAACAGAGTTTCAGCGGTTCATTAGATTAAGAAAGGAGG AAATGCCCGGTTCTTCACCAAAGGCAAAACCAGCAAAACATTTGCTCTACGATCATCGGCCACTCGAACTCAATGTTGATGACTATCAGCGTGTTTGCCAGATTCCCAAAAAGAAG GGAGCAAATTTCAGAGACCTACCAGGTGTTCTAGTACGTGATGATAACAAGGTGGAATGGGACCCCAGTGTGGAGAGGGTTTATTTGAAGTCTGGGAAACCTTTG GTCCCTGATTATGCCATGAGTTTTATTGGGGGATCATCGTCCAA ACCATTTGCTCGTCTATGGTGGGATGAAACTGTACCAACAGTGGTTACCAGGGCAGAGCCTCATAATCAG GCGATTTTACATCCTGAGCAAGATCGTGTCCTCTCGGTTCGTGAGAATGCAAGACTACAAGGCTTCCCTGATTACTATAAGCTTTTTGGGCCTGTTAAGGAAAG GTACATTCAAGTTGGGAATGCAGTTGCTGTGCCTGTAGCTCGGGCACTAGGCTATGCGTTGGGTTTAGCTTACCAAGGAGTTCCAAGCGATGAGCCACTAATGAAACTTCCCCCAAAATTCCCAAACATTATTGAAAGAATTTCTTCTGAATCATCTGAAGACAATTCTtaa
- the LOC18589648 gene encoding DNA (cytosine-5)-methyltransferase CMT3 isoform X2 — MAKTSSSPKKPTRSSQRNKTTMSKPKYEEVTDVSHEEESTQVSRGEDSTQVSQEEESTQVSRGGKRKNNSASGASKSKRSRPELGSKTSPFKSKSEDVGVLGGNESGSKTTPSKLKVTRQAVNGNEDEKQDARLIGEPVPDEEARRRWPKRYQGVEQKQVVSKNSKDENDSEIIQARRHYTQAEVDGRVLYNLYDDAHVKAEEGQDYYICKIVEMFEAVDGTLYFTAQWFYRARDTVMKKLGHLIDKKRVFFSEIRDDNPLDCLVEKLIIAKVSLNVDLEAKKKMIPCCDYYCDMLYLLPYSSFINLPPDKTNCSEASSTISTDDVNSVNEEKSQYEEASQASNNKKSQVTLLDLYSGCGAMSTGLCLGANMAGLKLETRWAVDLNKYGCESLKWNHPETEVRNESAEDFLALLKEWERLCVLFSLLKSENLEKQSFNPFRTEDDGDDDDNEEDDTEGDVFEVEKILAICYGDPKKKGERGLHFQVRWKNYGLEEDTWEPLEGMGDCQECLKDFVTRGFNSKILPLPGDVDVICGGPPCQGISGFNRFRNKENPLQDEKNKQLKVFMEIVEYLKPKFVLMENVVDIVKFAEGFLGRYALSQLIHLNYQVRMGMMAAGAYGLPQFRMRVFLWGARPTEKLPQYPLPTHDVVVRGVIPLEFEMNTVAYDEGQKVELETKLLLEDAIADLPAVGNYEHQDEMDYDKDPQTEFQRFIRLRKEEMPGSSPKAKPAKHLLYDHRPLELNVDDYQRVCQIPKKKGANFRDLPGVLVRDDNKVEWDPSVERVYLKSGKPLVPDYAMSFIGGSSSKPFARLWWDETVPTVVTRAEPHNQAILHPEQDRVLSVRENARLQGFPDYYKLFGPVKERYIQVGNAVAVPVARALGYALGLAYQGVPSDEPLMKLPPKFPNIIERISSESSEDNS; from the exons ATGGCCAAAACGTCGTCTTCACCCAAGAAACCTACTCGATCGAGCCAGAGAAATAAAACGACCATGTCCAAGCCCAAATATGAGGAAGTCACCGACGTCTCTCATGAAGAAGAGAGCACTCAAGTCTCTCGGGGAGAAGACAGCACTCAAGTCTCTCAAGAAGAAGAGAGCACTCAAGTCTCTCGTGGAGGTAAGCGCAAAAACAACTCTGCCTCTGGAGCCTCCAAGTCTAAAAGAAGCCGACCAGAACTGGGCTCGAAAACTTCGCCGTTCAAATCAAAAAGTGAAGACGTCGGGGTCCTTGGCGGCAATGAGAGCGGCTCTAAGACGACGCCGTCGAAGTTGAAAGTGACTAGACAAGCTGTGAACGGTAATGAGGATGAGAAGCAGGATGCCAGGTTGATCGGCGAGCCGGTCCCTGACGAGGAGGCAAGACGGCGCTGGCCAAAACGCTACCAAGGGGTG GAGCAAAAACAAGTTGTTTCAAAGAATTCCAAGGA TGAGAATGATTCAGAGATTATTCAAGCTCGACGGCACTATACTCAAGCGGAGGTTGATGGACGTGTGCTGTATAATCTTTACGATGATGCTCACGTCAAA GCTGAAGAAGGGCAGGATTATTATATTTGTAAGATTGTAGAAATGTTTGAGGCAGTTGATGGGACCTTGTATTTTACAGCTCAATGGTTCTACAGAGCTCGAGACACT GTAATGAAAAAGTTAGGCCACCTTATTGATAAGAAGCGTGTATTTTTTTCAGAGATTCGGGATGACAATCCATTGGATTGTCTTGTTGAAAAGCTTATAATTGCAAAAGTTTCATTGAAt GTTGATTTGGaggcaaagaagaaaatgattcCATGTTGTGATTATTATTGTGACATGCTGTATCTTTTGCcatattcttcttttattaatttaccCCCAG ataaaacaaattGCAGTGAAGCTTCATCAACAATTTCTACTGATGACGTAAATAGTGTTAACGAAGAAAAAAGTCAGTATGAGGAAGCCTCTCAAGcttcaaacaataaaaaatcacAAGTAACATTGTTGGACTTGTATTCGGGTTGTGGTGCAATGTCAACTGGTTTATGTCTTGGAGCAAATATGGCTGGATTAAAACTTGAGACT AGATGGGCTGtggatttaaataaatatggcTGTGAAAGTCTCAAATGGAATCATCCAGAAACAGAG GTTAGGAATGAATCTGCTGAAGATTTTTTAGCTTTGTTGAAAGAGTGGGAAAGATTGTGTGTTTTATTTTCGTTGTTGAAATCTGAAAATTTGGAGAAACAATCCTTCAATCCTTTTCGTACGGAAGATGATGGCGATGATGATGACAATGAAGAGGATGATACTGAAGGTGATGTgtttgaagttgaaaagattCTAGCTATATGTTATGGTGATCCCAAGAAGAAGGGGGAACGTGGATTACATTTTCAG GTTCGTTGGAAGAATTATGGGCTGGAAGAAGATACATGGGAGCCACTAGAGGGAATGGG TGATTGTCAAGAATGCTTGAAGGACTTCGTTACACGTGGCTTTAACTCAAAAATACTACCCTTACCT GGTGATGTCGATGTGATTTGTGGGGGCCCCCCATGCCAAGGCATCAGTGGGTTTAATAGgtttagaaataaggaaaATCCTTTACAAGATGAAAAGAACAAACAACTTAAGGTTTTCATGGAGATAGTGGAATACTTGAAGCCAAAGTTTGTTTTGATGGAGAACGTTGTTGACATTGTAAAGTTTGCCGAGGGATTTCTTGGACGATATGCCTTGAGTCAACTAATTCATTTAAACTACCAAGTTCGGATGGGAATGATGGCAGCTGGTGCTTATGGTCTTCCCCAATTTCGGATGCGTGTTTTCTTGTGGGGGGCTCGTCCTACTGAA AAATTGCCGCAATATCCACTTCCGACACATGATGTTGTAGTAAGAGGTGTCATTCCCCTTGAATTTGAG ATGAACACTGTAGCATATGATGAAGGACAAAAAGTGGAGTTGGAAACGAAACTTCTACTAGAAGATGCAATTGCTGACCTTCCTGCC GTTGGAAATTATGAGCATCAAGATGAAATGGACTATGACAAGGATCCTCAAACAGAGTTTCAGCGGTTCATTAGATTAAGAAAGGAGG AAATGCCCGGTTCTTCACCAAAGGCAAAACCAGCAAAACATTTGCTCTACGATCATCGGCCACTCGAACTCAATGTTGATGACTATCAGCGTGTTTGCCAGATTCCCAAAAAGAAG GGAGCAAATTTCAGAGACCTACCAGGTGTTCTAGTACGTGATGATAACAAGGTGGAATGGGACCCCAGTGTGGAGAGGGTTTATTTGAAGTCTGGGAAACCTTTG GTCCCTGATTATGCCATGAGTTTTATTGGGGGATCATCGTCCAA ACCATTTGCTCGTCTATGGTGGGATGAAACTGTACCAACAGTGGTTACCAGGGCAGAGCCTCATAATCAG GCGATTTTACATCCTGAGCAAGATCGTGTCCTCTCGGTTCGTGAGAATGCAAGACTACAAGGCTTCCCTGATTACTATAAGCTTTTTGGGCCTGTTAAGGAAAG GTACATTCAAGTTGGGAATGCAGTTGCTGTGCCTGTAGCTCGGGCACTAGGCTATGCGTTGGGTTTAGCTTACCAAGGAGTTCCAAGCGATGAGCCACTAATGAAACTTCCCCCAAAATTCCCAAACATTATTGAAAGAATTTCTTCTGAATCATCTGAAGACAATTCTtaa
- the LOC18589648 gene encoding DNA (cytosine-5)-methyltransferase CMT3 isoform X1, whose product MAKTSSSPKKPTRSSQRNKTTMSKPKYEEVTDVSHEEESTQVSRGEDSTQVSQEEESTQVSRGGKRKNNSASGASKSKRSRPELGSKTSPFKSKSEDVGVLGGNESGSKTTPSKLKVTRQAVNGNEDEKQDARLIGEPVPDEEARRRWPKRYQGVEQKQVVSKNSKDENDSEIIQARRHYTQAEVDGRVLYNLYDDAHVKAEEGQDYYICKIVEMFEAVDGTLYFTAQWFYRARDTVMKKLGHLIDKKRVFFSEIRDDNPLDCLVEKLIIAKVSLNVDLEAKKKMIPCCDYYCDMLYLLPYSSFINLPPEDKTNCSEASSTISTDDVNSVNEEKSQYEEASQASNNKKSQVTLLDLYSGCGAMSTGLCLGANMAGLKLETRWAVDLNKYGCESLKWNHPETEVRNESAEDFLALLKEWERLCVLFSLLKSENLEKQSFNPFRTEDDGDDDDNEEDDTEGDVFEVEKILAICYGDPKKKGERGLHFQVRWKNYGLEEDTWEPLEGMGDCQECLKDFVTRGFNSKILPLPGDVDVICGGPPCQGISGFNRFRNKENPLQDEKNKQLKVFMEIVEYLKPKFVLMENVVDIVKFAEGFLGRYALSQLIHLNYQVRMGMMAAGAYGLPQFRMRVFLWGARPTEKLPQYPLPTHDVVVRGVIPLEFEMNTVAYDEGQKVELETKLLLEDAIADLPAVGNYEHQDEMDYDKDPQTEFQRFIRLRKEEMPGSSPKAKPAKHLLYDHRPLELNVDDYQRVCQIPKKKGANFRDLPGVLVRDDNKVEWDPSVERVYLKSGKPLVPDYAMSFIGGSSSKPFARLWWDETVPTVVTRAEPHNQAILHPEQDRVLSVRENARLQGFPDYYKLFGPVKERYIQVGNAVAVPVARALGYALGLAYQGVPSDEPLMKLPPKFPNIIERISSESSEDNS is encoded by the exons ATGGCCAAAACGTCGTCTTCACCCAAGAAACCTACTCGATCGAGCCAGAGAAATAAAACGACCATGTCCAAGCCCAAATATGAGGAAGTCACCGACGTCTCTCATGAAGAAGAGAGCACTCAAGTCTCTCGGGGAGAAGACAGCACTCAAGTCTCTCAAGAAGAAGAGAGCACTCAAGTCTCTCGTGGAGGTAAGCGCAAAAACAACTCTGCCTCTGGAGCCTCCAAGTCTAAAAGAAGCCGACCAGAACTGGGCTCGAAAACTTCGCCGTTCAAATCAAAAAGTGAAGACGTCGGGGTCCTTGGCGGCAATGAGAGCGGCTCTAAGACGACGCCGTCGAAGTTGAAAGTGACTAGACAAGCTGTGAACGGTAATGAGGATGAGAAGCAGGATGCCAGGTTGATCGGCGAGCCGGTCCCTGACGAGGAGGCAAGACGGCGCTGGCCAAAACGCTACCAAGGGGTG GAGCAAAAACAAGTTGTTTCAAAGAATTCCAAGGA TGAGAATGATTCAGAGATTATTCAAGCTCGACGGCACTATACTCAAGCGGAGGTTGATGGACGTGTGCTGTATAATCTTTACGATGATGCTCACGTCAAA GCTGAAGAAGGGCAGGATTATTATATTTGTAAGATTGTAGAAATGTTTGAGGCAGTTGATGGGACCTTGTATTTTACAGCTCAATGGTTCTACAGAGCTCGAGACACT GTAATGAAAAAGTTAGGCCACCTTATTGATAAGAAGCGTGTATTTTTTTCAGAGATTCGGGATGACAATCCATTGGATTGTCTTGTTGAAAAGCTTATAATTGCAAAAGTTTCATTGAAt GTTGATTTGGaggcaaagaagaaaatgattcCATGTTGTGATTATTATTGTGACATGCTGTATCTTTTGCcatattcttcttttattaatttaccCCCAG aagataaaacaaattGCAGTGAAGCTTCATCAACAATTTCTACTGATGACGTAAATAGTGTTAACGAAGAAAAAAGTCAGTATGAGGAAGCCTCTCAAGcttcaaacaataaaaaatcacAAGTAACATTGTTGGACTTGTATTCGGGTTGTGGTGCAATGTCAACTGGTTTATGTCTTGGAGCAAATATGGCTGGATTAAAACTTGAGACT AGATGGGCTGtggatttaaataaatatggcTGTGAAAGTCTCAAATGGAATCATCCAGAAACAGAG GTTAGGAATGAATCTGCTGAAGATTTTTTAGCTTTGTTGAAAGAGTGGGAAAGATTGTGTGTTTTATTTTCGTTGTTGAAATCTGAAAATTTGGAGAAACAATCCTTCAATCCTTTTCGTACGGAAGATGATGGCGATGATGATGACAATGAAGAGGATGATACTGAAGGTGATGTgtttgaagttgaaaagattCTAGCTATATGTTATGGTGATCCCAAGAAGAAGGGGGAACGTGGATTACATTTTCAG GTTCGTTGGAAGAATTATGGGCTGGAAGAAGATACATGGGAGCCACTAGAGGGAATGGG TGATTGTCAAGAATGCTTGAAGGACTTCGTTACACGTGGCTTTAACTCAAAAATACTACCCTTACCT GGTGATGTCGATGTGATTTGTGGGGGCCCCCCATGCCAAGGCATCAGTGGGTTTAATAGgtttagaaataaggaaaATCCTTTACAAGATGAAAAGAACAAACAACTTAAGGTTTTCATGGAGATAGTGGAATACTTGAAGCCAAAGTTTGTTTTGATGGAGAACGTTGTTGACATTGTAAAGTTTGCCGAGGGATTTCTTGGACGATATGCCTTGAGTCAACTAATTCATTTAAACTACCAAGTTCGGATGGGAATGATGGCAGCTGGTGCTTATGGTCTTCCCCAATTTCGGATGCGTGTTTTCTTGTGGGGGGCTCGTCCTACTGAA AAATTGCCGCAATATCCACTTCCGACACATGATGTTGTAGTAAGAGGTGTCATTCCCCTTGAATTTGAG ATGAACACTGTAGCATATGATGAAGGACAAAAAGTGGAGTTGGAAACGAAACTTCTACTAGAAGATGCAATTGCTGACCTTCCTGCC GTTGGAAATTATGAGCATCAAGATGAAATGGACTATGACAAGGATCCTCAAACAGAGTTTCAGCGGTTCATTAGATTAAGAAAGGAGG AAATGCCCGGTTCTTCACCAAAGGCAAAACCAGCAAAACATTTGCTCTACGATCATCGGCCACTCGAACTCAATGTTGATGACTATCAGCGTGTTTGCCAGATTCCCAAAAAGAAG GGAGCAAATTTCAGAGACCTACCAGGTGTTCTAGTACGTGATGATAACAAGGTGGAATGGGACCCCAGTGTGGAGAGGGTTTATTTGAAGTCTGGGAAACCTTTG GTCCCTGATTATGCCATGAGTTTTATTGGGGGATCATCGTCCAA ACCATTTGCTCGTCTATGGTGGGATGAAACTGTACCAACAGTGGTTACCAGGGCAGAGCCTCATAATCAG GCGATTTTACATCCTGAGCAAGATCGTGTCCTCTCGGTTCGTGAGAATGCAAGACTACAAGGCTTCCCTGATTACTATAAGCTTTTTGGGCCTGTTAAGGAAAG GTACATTCAAGTTGGGAATGCAGTTGCTGTGCCTGTAGCTCGGGCACTAGGCTATGCGTTGGGTTTAGCTTACCAAGGAGTTCCAAGCGATGAGCCACTAATGAAACTTCCCCCAAAATTCCCAAACATTATTGAAAGAATTTCTTCTGAATCATCTGAAGACAATTCTtaa